A single window of Nasonia vitripennis strain AsymCx chromosome 4, Nvit_psr_1.1, whole genome shotgun sequence DNA harbors:
- the LOC103316514 gene encoding uncharacterized protein LOC103316514 isoform X1, protein MSLPPLFDKGFPNYIKETYGNVDVFWYQAEFTQSRYPPGQEVSEACTLICLLVAQRISQLGLQVLDVDSTPEFNVVIAEAIIEGNDIHSYIVKNKLIPHPYLNTEEALTFGGKKLSMLKEWNFQVFRENLDTTLYRNIKSFLCEWYINPESPNLFMLLITCGRTILFIFQQKTKKVILFDSHGHNSARYSNKGLVVAQSPITSLEELCRWYVREVIHNCYELEADQYELACLYHQQSRRSISSCYECKCSASNNR, encoded by the exons atGTCACTACCACCGCTTTTTGATAAAGGCTTCCCCAACTACATCAAAGAGACCTATGGCAATGTTGATGTGTTTTGGTACCAAGCAGAATTTACACAGAGCCGTTATCCACCTGGTCAAGAAG TTAGTGAAGcatgtacattgatttgtctGTTGGTGGCTCAACGTATAAGTCAATTGGGATTACAAGTTTTGGATGTTGATTCCACTCCAGAATTCAATGTTGTCATAGCTGAAGCTATAATAGAAGGCAATGACATTCATTCTtacattgttaaaaataaacttattCCTCATCCTTATCTGAATACAGAAGAGGCACTGACTTTTGGGGGCAAAAAACTTAGTATGCTGAAGGAATGG AATTTCCAAGTTTTCCGTGAGAATCTTGATACCACTTTGTACAGAAACATCAAGTCTTTCTTGTGTGAGTGGTATATCAATCCTGAGTCACCCAATTTGTTTATGCTTCTCATAACTTGCGGCAGAACAATACTTTTCATATTCCAACAGAAAACTAAAAAG GTGATTTTGTTTGATTCTCATGGACACAATAGTGCAAGATACTCAAACAAAGGATTGGTGGTGGCTCAA TCACCTATTACAAGTTTGGAGGAGCTCTGCAGATGGTATGTAAGGGAGGTAATACATAATTGTTATGAACTAGAAGCTGATCAGTATGAACTGGCTTGTTTGTATCATCAGCAATCTCGAAGATCCATTAGTAGTTGTTATGAGTGCAAATGTAGTGCATCCAACAATAGATAG
- the LOC103316514 gene encoding uncharacterized protein LOC103316514 isoform X3, whose product MSLPPLFDKGFPNYIKETYGNVDVFWYQAEFTQSRYPPGQEEEALTFGGKKLSMLKEWNFQVFRENLDTTLYRNIKSFLCEWYINPESPNLFMLLITCGRTILFIFQQKTKKVILFDSHGHNSARYSNKGLVVAQSPITSLEELCRWYVREVIHNCYELEADQYELACLYHQQSRRSISSCYECKCSASNNR is encoded by the exons atGTCACTACCACCGCTTTTTGATAAAGGCTTCCCCAACTACATCAAAGAGACCTATGGCAATGTTGATGTGTTTTGGTACCAAGCAGAATTTACACAGAGCCGTTATCCACCTGGTCAAGAAG AAGAGGCACTGACTTTTGGGGGCAAAAAACTTAGTATGCTGAAGGAATGG AATTTCCAAGTTTTCCGTGAGAATCTTGATACCACTTTGTACAGAAACATCAAGTCTTTCTTGTGTGAGTGGTATATCAATCCTGAGTCACCCAATTTGTTTATGCTTCTCATAACTTGCGGCAGAACAATACTTTTCATATTCCAACAGAAAACTAAAAAG GTGATTTTGTTTGATTCTCATGGACACAATAGTGCAAGATACTCAAACAAAGGATTGGTGGTGGCTCAA TCACCTATTACAAGTTTGGAGGAGCTCTGCAGATGGTATGTAAGGGAGGTAATACATAATTGTTATGAACTAGAAGCTGATCAGTATGAACTGGCTTGTTTGTATCATCAGCAATCTCGAAGATCCATTAGTAGTTGTTATGAGTGCAAATGTAGTGCATCCAACAATAGATAG
- the LOC103316514 gene encoding uncharacterized protein LOC103316514 isoform X2: MSLPPLFDKGFPNYIKETYGNVDVFWYQAEFTQSRYPPGQEVSEACTLICLLVAQRISQLGLQVLDVDSTPEFNVVIAEAIIEEEALTFGGKKLSMLKEWNFQVFRENLDTTLYRNIKSFLCEWYINPESPNLFMLLITCGRTILFIFQQKTKKVILFDSHGHNSARYSNKGLVVAQSPITSLEELCRWYVREVIHNCYELEADQYELACLYHQQSRRSISSCYECKCSASNNR; encoded by the exons atGTCACTACCACCGCTTTTTGATAAAGGCTTCCCCAACTACATCAAAGAGACCTATGGCAATGTTGATGTGTTTTGGTACCAAGCAGAATTTACACAGAGCCGTTATCCACCTGGTCAAGAAG TTAGTGAAGcatgtacattgatttgtctGTTGGTGGCTCAACGTATAAGTCAATTGGGATTACAAGTTTTGGATGTTGATTCCACTCCAGAATTCAATGTTGTCATAGCTGAAGCTATAATAGAAG AAGAGGCACTGACTTTTGGGGGCAAAAAACTTAGTATGCTGAAGGAATGG AATTTCCAAGTTTTCCGTGAGAATCTTGATACCACTTTGTACAGAAACATCAAGTCTTTCTTGTGTGAGTGGTATATCAATCCTGAGTCACCCAATTTGTTTATGCTTCTCATAACTTGCGGCAGAACAATACTTTTCATATTCCAACAGAAAACTAAAAAG GTGATTTTGTTTGATTCTCATGGACACAATAGTGCAAGATACTCAAACAAAGGATTGGTGGTGGCTCAA TCACCTATTACAAGTTTGGAGGAGCTCTGCAGATGGTATGTAAGGGAGGTAATACATAATTGTTATGAACTAGAAGCTGATCAGTATGAACTGGCTTGTTTGTATCATCAGCAATCTCGAAGATCCATTAGTAGTTGTTATGAGTGCAAATGTAGTGCATCCAACAATAGATAG
- the Ndufa2 gene encoding NADH dehydrogenase [ubiquinone] 1 alpha subcomplex subunit 2 yields MAAARLSSKIKELRILLCQTSKSSEGVRNFIENHYVSLKKANPQLPIMIRECSQIEPRLFVRVEYGKEKCYPLSNLKVDDVLQKFQQATSNP; encoded by the exons ATGGCAGCAGCTAGGCTAAGTTCGAAGATCAAAGAATTGCGAATTTTATTGTGCCAAACGTCGAAATCGAGTGAAGGAGTCAG aaaTTTTATCGAAAATCATTATGTGAGTTTGAAAAAGGCAAACCCTCAGCTTCCGATTATGATTAGAGAATGTTCGCAAATCGAACCCAGACTTTTCGTTCGCGTAG AATACGGTAAAGAAAAGTGCTACCCACTATCAAATCTCAAAGTCGACGACGTCTTACAAAAGTTTCAGCAAGCGACGTCTAATCCGTGA